GATCGACCATGATCCGAAGTTGGGTGTAGAAAACCTCCAGGGCAAAACGGTCTATGTTTCTGCAGGTTCCGGCAACGATGATTATGGCAAGCCGGACTCTGTGGCCAAAGGCCCTGCTCAGCCAGCAGGCGTTGGCCTTGAGGTGATTTCTCGAATGACCTCGCAGACCTTCGTCGATAGGGCAAAGCGCGCAGGTGTTGAACCTGTGGTGTCCTTCCGTCCTTCCGGTGTGCATGACTGGCCGTACTGGCAGTTTGAGATGGTCCAGGCTTGGCCGTATATGGCCGATGCGCTCAAGCTGGGCGAGGAAGACCGCGGTAGCTCCTGTATGCCGGTGGGTGCGATTGCCGAGGCCACGAAGAATGGCGTGATTGGCGATTGCGTGAATAACGAATACGACGTGCCCGGTGGCAAGGCAGAAGACTTTGTTTCTGGCCGCGCGTATTGGTCGCCCAAGACGGGCGCGCATCCGCTCTGGGGCCGCATCGGATCACGCTATGCAGAAATGGGCGGTCCGGAGTCTTGGTTGGGCTATCCCACCTCTTCTGAGATCGAGCTGAAGAAGGGCCGTATGGTCACCTTCGAGCACGGCAACATCTACTGGTCGGTAGAAACCGGCCCTGTGGCGGTGCCGAATGACATCATCGCCACCTGGGGCACCCAGGGCTTTGAAAATGGCGATCTTGGTTTGCCCATTAAGCCCATGGAAGAAAAGAATGGCTACCGCATCCAGCAATTCCAAGACGGCATTGTGGTGAATAAGGACGGCGAGCCGGGTCATTGGCTCAAGGGTGTCATTGCCAAGAAGTACCTGGAGATGGGCACGGTTGAATCTCCGCTTGGCGCACCGAAGACGAATGAGCTTTCCATCCCCGGTGGCGCCTTCCAGCGCTTCGAGCGCGGCAACCTGTATTGGTCGCTGCCCACCAATGCCCACGCCATCTACTATGGTGACATCTTCGATGCTTGGGGCAAGAAGGGCTATGAGCAAGGCGAGTATGGTTATCCCACCAGCGATCAAAGCGAGATCCCTGCCGGTGGCCAAGAGATCACCTTCGAGCATGGCAAGATCCGTCAGATCAATGGAGAAATCAAGGAGGAGAAGTAGATGAAGCGCCTCGCGGGCTGCGTATTGGCTGCGGTATTGGCTTCCACCACCTTGGCTGCGTGCGGAAGTGCGACGGTAGAAGATGAGTCCACCTCTGTGGCTCCGTTGAGCAAGACGGCAAGCTCTACGCCTTCGCAGTCGAAGAAGTCCAAGGCTACGCAGGAGCAAGCTGAGCAGACTCAGGATCGCCCGGCTCAAGAAATTGATCAGGTGCCGGAAGAAAAGCTGGTGTTGAGCAAGCAGGATTCTGCCTATTTGGATCAGCTTGATAAAGATGGCGTAGATACCAAGGGCGTGGAGCGGGAATTGCTCACTGTGGCTTCTTTGGTGTGCTCTGAGGATGGCAGCCCGATGAATTCGGCTACGGTGCAGGCTGTTGCCGGGCAGTTGGTGGAGCAGGGCAAGACGGATAAGGATTTCGAGCAAACGGCGCAGGCTCTTGAGGCCAGCGCCAAGAAGGCATATTGCGCATGAAAAAACTCCTCATGGCGGCAGCCGCGATCATCATTGTGATCGTGATTGTATTGGGTGTTGCCCGTTGGTTAGAGCAGCGTCCAAGCGAGCAGACGGGCGCCCAGCAGCCGCCTTTGGCGCAGCCTGAGCACTGCGCCGATGTGGAGTTTATTTCGGCTCCCGGTACGTGGGAGTCCAATGCGGTGGATGATCCTTTTGCCCCGCAGGCGAATCCGAATTCTTTGATGCTGCAGATCACTAACCCTTTGACTGAGCAGTTTCAGGGCCAGAAGGTAAAGATCTGGACGCTGCCTTATACTGCGCAGTTTCGTAATATCAATGCCCAAGATGAGATGAGTTATGACGATTCTCGTGAAGAAGGCATTGCCAGGGTGGAGCAGGAATTGCGTGATGTGCATGCAGAATGCCCCCAGACCGATTTCATTTTGGCCGGGTTTTCTCAGGGCGCTGTGCTGCTTGGCGATGTAGCCAATAAGATCGGCGTGCACGGCGAGGTGATTCCCGCGGAGCGGATCCGTGGTGTTGCTTTGCTTGCCGACGGCCGCCGTGTGCCAGAAGCCGGCCAATTCGTTGGTAATCCTGTGGCCGGTGTGGGGGCAGAGGTTGCCCTTGAGCCGGTGAATCTTCTTGTGCAGCCGATCGTTCCTGGTGCCACGATGCGCGGCCCGCGCGATGGGGGATTCGGGGTGCTCAATGATCGTGTGATGGAGATTTGTGCTCCTGACGATACGGTGTGCGACGCACCTCGCAATGTGGTCAATGGGGTGGCTAGGGCTCGGCAATTGATTGAGTCCAATGGTGTGCACGGGATGTATGCCACGAATCCGAATGTTATTCCGGGTACTACTGCGGTGCAGTGGGTGATTGATTGGGCGCGCGACCTTATCCAGCAATAATTCTCGCGAGTTGCGCAACGCCAGCAACTTGCGCAACGTGCGTAACATTGTTAAGGTTTCGCTACCAAAATATAATCCTGAAGGAGAGTTATGGATATCCAAGCGGCAATGGGTCGTTTCTTCGACGATCAAGGCAATATTGCACTCACCGGTGAGCTCACGCTCGCAGCCTTGAGCGAAATCGTCTTCCAAATGGACCTCGCCGCTGGCCAGGGCGAGCGCCACTGCATGCGTTTTTGGGATTACTCCCAATCCCGCGAAGGCGAGCCCAAAGACTATAACCGCACCCAGATCAACACCCGCGTCAAGGTCATCGCAGCCCGCCTGCA
This window of the Corynebacterium pseudopelargi genome carries:
- a CDS encoding alpha/beta hydrolase-fold protein; translated protein: MKHATKLAALALSAALSVTLAPQVHAQSVEIPGVSDYLRGDAQPRTPIRTDYPKIEGLPEGVSVDRVEWLSARRIALFINSKVMPEAPIQVQVLLARDWYKDPSRSFPSVWALDGMRAVDTENGWTMYTNIEQFFSDKNVNVVLPVGGESSFYSDWQRPDNGKHYMWESFLTQELIPVLREGYRTNDDRAITGLSMGGTAAINLAERRPDLFNFAGSFSGYLDTTSVGMPPAIQAALSEAGGYDATAMWGPYGSQDWIDHDPKLGVENLQGKTVYVSAGSGNDDYGKPDSVAKGPAQPAGVGLEVISRMTSQTFVDRAKRAGVEPVVSFRPSGVHDWPYWQFEMVQAWPYMADALKLGEEDRGSSCMPVGAIAEATKNGVIGDCVNNEYDVPGGKAEDFVSGRAYWSPKTGAHPLWGRIGSRYAEMGGPESWLGYPTSSEIELKKGRMVTFEHGNIYWSVETGPVAVPNDIIATWGTQGFENGDLGLPIKPMEEKNGYRIQQFQDGIVVNKDGEPGHWLKGVIAKKYLEMGTVESPLGAPKTNELSIPGGAFQRFERGNLYWSLPTNAHAIYYGDIFDAWGKKGYEQGEYGYPTSDQSEIPAGGQEITFEHGKIRQINGEIKEEK
- a CDS encoding cutinase family protein, with translation MKKLLMAAAAIIIVIVIVLGVARWLEQRPSEQTGAQQPPLAQPEHCADVEFISAPGTWESNAVDDPFAPQANPNSLMLQITNPLTEQFQGQKVKIWTLPYTAQFRNINAQDEMSYDDSREEGIARVEQELRDVHAECPQTDFILAGFSQGAVLLGDVANKIGVHGEVIPAERIRGVALLADGRRVPEAGQFVGNPVAGVGAEVALEPVNLLVQPIVPGATMRGPRDGGFGVLNDRVMEICAPDDTVCDAPRNVVNGVARARQLIESNGVHGMYATNPNVIPGTTAVQWVIDWARDLIQQ
- a CDS encoding DUF732 domain-containing protein gives rise to the protein MKRLAGCVLAAVLASTTLAACGSATVEDESTSVAPLSKTASSTPSQSKKSKATQEQAEQTQDRPAQEIDQVPEEKLVLSKQDSAYLDQLDKDGVDTKGVERELLTVASLVCSEDGSPMNSATVQAVAGQLVEQGKTDKDFEQTAQALEASAKKAYCA